cagacacttaggttgctttcatatcttggctattgtaatttATACTGCACTTTTGatgctgtgtgtgtttgtgtgtgtataatttttgTAAGCCTGaaatcttttgaaattaaaaaatagtaatttagaaataaaatggttCAACCCTGTAGTTCCAGCTTTATTGTGAGTTTTCCTTTCATCTCCCAGAGATCTGCAAGGCCAGAAAGCTTCTCAAAGTGGAGATGCATCAGTATCAGCCTCACCTAaaagcttgttggaaatgcagattctcaggccccacctggacctgctgaatcagaagaTCTGGGTGGGACGAGGactctgtgttttaacaagatctccTGCAGATTCTCATATGCTTTAAGCACGAGAACCGGCTGGTCAGAGACAAGTGCCTCACAACCCCAGACTCACTCTGCATCTTTCTGATGATCAGAGGGGATTAAGAATTTAAGAATTTTGAAGACCCAGTTCAGTACATCTCCACTTGCTGCATGTTCAGTTCACCTTCGAGCTTTTAAAAGTCATCGATGCTTAGTCTCCATCCACAGGGAGGCTGATTCAATTGGTCTGGGGTGCAGCCAGGACATGGGGGATTTTTTTAAGTTCCCCTGGTGATTCTAATTTGCAACAAAGGTTGAGGACTCCTGACCAAGAGAACAAAGGATTTcgctgaaggaaaggaaaagaagctggTGGTCCTGGGTGCCCCCTGCTGGCGGGAGCCTGTGCATCTCATCTCCCAGTTACCTCAGATGCCTGTGGAAAGAGATGCTGGCCCACGTGGGCTTTGGATGAGTTCACTGCACATCTCTGAAGTCTGGTTGATTTGTGCATAAGAATTGCCCTTTCAATAGAAATGCCTATTTAAATCCCTAATTCCATTTCAAAGCTGTTGCTTGGATGTTTCGAGTTATcatttgcacacacacatacccccacAGACGGCACAACCTGTAATTTGTGCAACAAACTCCAcacagcacttactatgtgccatatACAGACTTAAAAGCTTCACAAATAACTCATCCATCCTCATAGCTACCCTTTGAAGTCAGTACTATGACTACTTACAATTTGCTaacagggaaactgagtcacagagggaCTGGTAGTTTGTCTTGGCTATTAAGTGGAGGACCTGGGGTTTAAGCCACAGCACCTGGCTCCAGTTCTGTGGTCTTAACGACATCCTTGCATTTCTGCCTCTAATCATGATGGTCTCTGCACTGTTCTCTGTGGTATCCCAGAATCTAGCATCTCTCATGTGCGAGACACAATATCCCCTCTATACCCAAGagggaagtgaggctcagagagtcccAGCCTCCTCTTCCACTGTTTGGGATGGATCTTAGACCTCACAGTTTCCCGAACACAGTCAATAACTGAAGTACTCAgggatctgggttcaaatcctgctcctgccccattccagctgtgtgactttggataaggcacttcacctctctgagcctctatttccCCATTGGAAAAAATGGACACAGTCCCATTTCTAAGTCATAAAAATGACCCATTCCAAGCTGTCATCTAGCACCCCTTTCACTTGGAATGAGGATtctttaaagggaaaaagagaactTATTATTATCTTAATCTAAATTCATCAAATTATTCCTTCATAGGGTCAAGGGTCCACCCTGCAGATGTGTTCAATAAGGTGGAGTGATGGGAGAACCTCCCCATCCACACACAGCTGTATCACTATCGGCACCAGATGCCAGACCCTGAACACAGTCTCTTCAGTCCTTGATGGAATAGCCCAGCTGAGCTAAACGTGTCCTTTTAACATGCTGAGGCTCAAAGCTCTATCGCAACCTCACACTCATAGGGCAGCTATAACTTtttcaaaaaccagaaaataacaagggttgatgaagatgtggagtaAGCGAAACCCTCTACATgactagtgggaatgtaaaatgatgttgCCACTATGGAAAGCACTATGATGGTCCCCCCAAAagtagaaatagaactaccatatgatccagcaatcccgcCTATGGTTATATAGCCAAGAAAACTGAGAGCAGGGTCCCAAAGAGAGATTTTtacacccatgtttgcagcagcattattcacaatagccaggaggTGGAAACAACACTAGtttccattgatggatgaatggatagacaaaatgtggtataaacgTATAGTGGAATATtaatcagccttaaaaaggaaggaaattctgacgcacactacaacatggatgatcctggaggacatcatgctcagtgaaataagccagtcactaaaagacaaatactgtgtgattccacttacgtgaggcccccagaggagtcaaattcatagagacagaaagtagggtGCTGAGTGCCAGGGCTGGGAGAAGTCCTTGTTTAATAGGTCTGGACTTTCAGTTTTGCGAGACGAAACTTTTCAGAGATTGGGTGCACAGCAACACGAACGTACCAAGGCCACtggactgtacacttaaaaatggccaagatggtaaattttatgttatgtttatttGACCATAATTAAACTTccctttaattctttttaaaaagtgttatttcAACAAACCCTctaaaggataaagaaaaaaattctgattgCATCATCACTATGCCTCTTTTCATAAACATGAGGCAGAAACCCTTCCAGCCAAAATGCTTATTCTTGTTCTTTAGGCAAAAgcatttgaaaacacaaaggctgTTCACCAAAGCGTCAGTCAGGTCTCCTCTGAGCGGGGGCATCAGAAGGTCAGAGGCAGagtcctttcttctttgctttatgtaaattttaagaGGTGAGATTATGGGTGACTTCACTTCCTCATGTATATTTCAGCCTTTCTAGAATTAAAAAGTAGAATCGAAAACCAAGTTTGAAAATGATGGATAAGATGCTGTTATTTAGTACATTTCTAAAGCTGCACTAACTGATGACCTTCTGATGAATATTCTAAggattaatattttaacattgtAAGGAGGCCTGTGGCCAGCTCTCCCATACCACGCTGTAAATAACTTCAAGACAAGGGCTCCTGGGTCTTACTGGGCTCTGGACCAGGCAGCTGGGTCAGAGGTCTCTGCTCAGGAACactccatcctcctccttctcaaAATTAGGCGCTTTGGGGAAAATCAAGAATAGATGAGTATCCTGGGGGCTTTGTGGACAGGGAGGGGCCCCACCTCTATCCCTGCATTGTGATGTCTTCTAAAGGTGGCAGCGGGGAAAAGTGATGTCATAGGTCACTGGCcggccccctctccctctctgcctgtgcCGGCCACTGGCCCAGTCTCACCTTTTCTCCTCACAACGCTGCACCCCAGAGGAAAGTAGTCAGCCTTGCCAAGCCACCCACCCAGCCACTTGCAGCCATGGATGCAAATCACTCCAACCCCTTGGAGCCCCAGTCTTCTCCAGAggcccccaggcctggcctgaACCCTAGCTCAATCCCAGGGCGCAAGAACCTGCAGCAGGACCCGCCCAACATGGTGGGAGACAAGTGGCCACCAAAGACTGGAGCAGTGGTCATCGACATGGGCACAGGCACCTGTAAGATGGGTTTCGCAGGGCAGACTCGGCCCATCTACACTGTGGCCACCATCGTGGGCTGCCAGCCCCAGAAGCTGGCCACCACCGGGCAGCAAGTGCTGGAGACGTTCATCGGCGAGGCCGCCCGCATGCGCCCGGAGCTGACGCTGGTGCAGCCCGTTCGGAACGGCATCTTGGTGGACTGGAACGCAGCTGAGCTCATCTGGCGCCACGTGCTTGAGCACGACCTCCGCGTGGCCACCCAGGACCACCCACTGCTGTTCTCTGACCCGCCCTTCAGCCCCAGCACCAACCGTGAGAAGCTGGTGGAGGTGGTCTTCGAGTCTCTGCGCTCCCCCGCCATGTACGTGGCTTCCCAGTCGGTGCTGTCCGTCTACGCACACGGGCAGGTCAGTGGGCTGGTGGTGGACACGGGCCACGGGGTCACCTACACGGTACCCGTCTTCCAGGGCTACAACCTGCCCCACGCCGCACAGCGCCTGGACCTGGCGGGCACCCACCTGACCGCCTTCCTGGCGGAGATGCTGCTGGGCTCTGGCTTGCCGCTCGGGCAGCAGGACCTGGACACGGTGGAGAACATTAAGCATCGCTACTGCTACGTGGCTGCCGACTTGCTCAAGGAGCAGGCCCGGCCGGAGCAGGAATACCAGCAGACCCTGAAGCTGCCCGATGGGTGGACGGTAACGCTGGGCAAAGAGCTGTTCCAGTGCCCGGAGCTGCTGTTCAGCCCCCCCGCGATCCCAGGGCTGTCGCCTGTGGGGGTCCCTACCATGGCCACACAGAGTCTTCTCAAGGTGCCCCTGGAGGTGCAGGCAGATGTGGCCCAGAACGTGCTGCTCTGCGGGGGCTCCTCACTCTTCCAGGGGTTCGAGGGCCGCTTCCGCGCT
The Equus caballus isolate H_3958 breed thoroughbred chromosome 7, TB-T2T, whole genome shotgun sequence genome window above contains:
- the LOC111774307 gene encoding actin-like protein 9, coding for MDANHSNPLEPQSSPEAPRPGLNPSSIPGRKNLQQDPPNMVGDKWPPKTGAVVIDMGTGTCKMGFAGQTRPIYTVATIVGCQPQKLATTGQQVLETFIGEAARMRPELTLVQPVRNGILVDWNAAELIWRHVLEHDLRVATQDHPLLFSDPPFSPSTNREKLVEVVFESLRSPAMYVASQSVLSVYAHGQVSGLVVDTGHGVTYTVPVFQGYNLPHAAQRLDLAGTHLTAFLAEMLLGSGLPLGQQDLDTVENIKHRYCYVAADLLKEQARPEQEYQQTLKLPDGWTVTLGKELFQCPELLFSPPAIPGLSPVGVPTMATQSLLKVPLEVQADVAQNVLLCGGSSLFQGFEGRFRAELLHSLPREAHVVVKAQPSRNFSVWIGGSILASLRAFQSCWVLREEYEEQGPHIVYRKCY